In the Pseudoliparis swirei isolate HS2019 ecotype Mariana Trench chromosome 21, NWPU_hadal_v1, whole genome shotgun sequence genome, one interval contains:
- the LOC130211843 gene encoding LOW QUALITY PROTEIN: homeobox protein HMX1-like (The sequence of the model RefSeq protein was modified relative to this genomic sequence to represent the inferred CDS: inserted 1 base in 1 codon), translating to MSEINKAYSMYTFLSGPPYYRDSTTPTGRAGTDEDHGDDSLTDDREEEDARSSYSCDAADFKGARKKKTRTVFSRSQVFQLESTFDLRRYLSGSERAGLAASLQLTETQVKIWFQNRRNKWKRQVAADXRVVRVPALYRENITARTPPAVVFSNAIKYPVTSHFTHPVLFMTSQMTGLV from the exons ATGAGCGAAATAAATAAAGCCTATTCAATGTACACCTTCCTCTCAGGTCCACCGTACTACCGGGATTCTACAACTCCAACAGGACGGGCTGGGACCGATGAGGACCACGGGGACGATAGTTTGACGgatgacagagaggaggaggacgcgcGCTCCTCCTACAGCTGCGATGCAG CCGACTTCAAAGGGGCGCGAAAGAAGAAGACCCGCACCGTGTTCAGCCGCAGCCAGGTGTTCCAGCTGGAGTCCACCTTCGACCTGAGGCGCTACCTGAGCGGCTCGGAGCGGGCCGGGCTGGCCGCCTCGCTGCAGCTCACCGAGACCCAGGTGAAGATCTGGTTTCAAAACCGCAGGAACAAGTGGAAGAGGCAGGTCGCTGCGG AGAGGGTCGTCAGAGTTCCCGCGTTGTATCGCGAGAACATCACCGCGAGAACGCCACCGGCGGTAGTCTTCTCCAACGCCATCAAATATCCAGTGACTTCCCACTTCACCCACCCGGTGTTGTTCATGACGTCACAGATGACCGGACTGGTGTGA